A stretch of the Haloarcula ordinaria genome encodes the following:
- a CDS encoding NAD-dependent epimerase/dehydratase family protein, which yields MEYFITGATGFVGGHVARQLLADGHEVVALARTPSTATDLEAAGARVVEGDITDRESMREPMTGVDGLFHVAGWYDVGAADPTLGERINVEGTRTVLELMAELDVPKGVYTSTLAVNSDTNGQLVDESYTYAGTHLTEYDRTKWAAHREMAEPMVRDGLPLVTVMPGLVYGPGDTSVFGDALRDFLRGEFPVVPREVAYCPGHVEDVARAHVLAMERGTPGEDYIVGGDPVTLVELFETVAELSGRDPPRAVPPWLFRVLAPVAGLLESVVTLPKDYRAESLRVLAGATYLGDNSKAKAELGLEHRPLREGLRATVEHELARLEA from the coding sequence ATGGAGTATTTCATCACGGGCGCGACGGGGTTCGTCGGCGGCCACGTCGCACGGCAGTTGCTCGCGGACGGGCACGAGGTGGTCGCCCTCGCCCGGACGCCGTCGACGGCGACCGATCTCGAAGCGGCAGGCGCTCGGGTCGTCGAAGGGGACATCACTGACAGGGAGAGCATGCGCGAGCCGATGACGGGCGTCGACGGCCTCTTCCACGTCGCCGGCTGGTACGACGTCGGCGCCGCCGACCCGACGCTCGGCGAGCGAATCAACGTCGAGGGCACCCGCACCGTCCTCGAACTGATGGCCGAACTGGACGTCCCGAAGGGCGTCTACACGAGCACGTTGGCGGTCAACTCCGACACGAACGGCCAGCTGGTCGACGAATCGTACACCTATGCCGGCACCCACTTGACCGAGTACGACCGGACGAAATGGGCGGCCCACCGCGAGATGGCCGAGCCGATGGTCCGCGACGGACTCCCGCTGGTGACGGTCATGCCCGGACTGGTGTACGGCCCGGGCGACACCAGCGTCTTCGGCGACGCGCTCCGGGATTTCCTTCGTGGGGAGTTTCCGGTCGTCCCGCGCGAGGTGGCCTACTGTCCCGGCCACGTCGAGGACGTCGCGCGCGCCCACGTCCTGGCGATGGAGCGCGGGACGCCCGGCGAGGACTACATCGTCGGCGGCGACCCGGTGACGCTCGTCGAGCTGTTCGAGACGGTTGCCGAACTGAGCGGACGGGACCCGCCACGAGCCGTCCCGCCGTGGCTGTTTCGGGTGCTCGCGCCGGTGGCCGGCCTTCTCGAGAGTGTCGTGACCCTCCCGAAGGACTACCGCGCCGAGAGCCTGCGCGTCCTCGCCGGCGCCACCTACCTCGGCGACAACTCGAAGGCGAAGGCCGAACTCGGGCTCGAACACCGCCCCCTCCGTGAGGGACTGCGAGCGACCGTCGAGCACGAACTGGCACGGCTCGAAGCGTGA